From a single Rhodococcus qingshengii JCM 15477 genomic region:
- a CDS encoding HAD-IB family hydrolase, producing MTDKPANGLNTGRTAAFFDLDKTIIAKSSTLAFSKPFFAQGLINRRSVLKSSYAQFLFLLSGADHDQMERMREHLTAMCAGWDVEQVKAVVAETLHDIVDPLVFAEAADLIADHKLRGHDVIVVSASGEEIVAPIARALGATHSVATSMREEDGHYTGEVDFYCYGPGKVEAMEKLAAEYGYDLAASYAYSDSVTDLPMLEAVGHPTAVNPDRALRKEAAVNGWPILTFSNPVSLRARLSAQSTTTVATTAAVGIAALVAGAMTFGLLRRKR from the coding sequence GTGACCGACAAGCCTGCGAACGGACTGAATACCGGGCGGACAGCCGCTTTCTTCGATTTGGACAAAACGATCATCGCGAAGTCGAGCACCCTGGCGTTCAGCAAGCCATTCTTCGCACAGGGTCTGATCAATCGACGCTCGGTTCTCAAGAGCAGCTATGCGCAATTCCTGTTTCTACTGTCCGGCGCCGATCACGATCAGATGGAGCGCATGCGCGAGCATCTGACGGCGATGTGTGCGGGCTGGGACGTGGAACAGGTGAAGGCCGTCGTCGCGGAGACTCTGCACGACATCGTCGATCCACTCGTCTTCGCCGAGGCGGCCGATCTGATCGCAGATCACAAGCTGCGTGGACACGACGTCATCGTCGTGTCTGCTTCGGGTGAAGAGATCGTCGCACCGATCGCCCGCGCCCTCGGCGCCACCCATTCCGTCGCGACGTCGATGAGGGAGGAAGACGGCCACTACACCGGCGAGGTGGACTTCTACTGCTACGGCCCCGGCAAGGTCGAAGCCATGGAAAAACTCGCCGCGGAGTACGGTTACGACCTCGCCGCCAGTTACGCCTACTCCGACTCGGTGACGGATTTACCCATGCTCGAGGCTGTCGGACATCCGACCGCAGTCAACCCCGATCGAGCGTTGCGCAAGGAAGCGGCCGTAAACGGTTGGCCCATACTGACTTTCTCGAATCCGGTCTCACTTCGTGCCCGATTGTCGGCCCAGTCCACGACCACGGTGGCCACTACCGCTGCGGTGGGAATCGCAGCTCTGGTGGCCGGCGCCATGACCTTCGGGCTACTGCGCCGGAAACGCTGA
- a CDS encoding type II secretion system F family protein, whose protein sequence is MTVSLLAFALAVSIAPVRDSRARLATYTPSVRKPSRQIPWQFVAAFLAISAAWILGGLPAGCAAVVLAGTLILRGRRANAAETRDLSQKMLLSGLEVLIAELSVGAHPAAASSVAGEECTGEVSAVFRSAGARARLGGSAAAAFAVPDSCIEREFSRIGSVWRVADQHGLALAELLGAVRTDMLGRRRFRQRTEAGLAGARATAAVLAFLPLLGIGLGQLTGASPLRVLFGGGLGGVLLVIGTACVSAGLLWTDRITAKVTS, encoded by the coding sequence GTGACAGTTTCCCTCTTGGCCTTCGCACTGGCGGTCTCGATTGCGCCGGTGCGGGATTCACGTGCTCGGCTCGCTACCTACACCCCGAGCGTCCGCAAGCCCTCCCGGCAGATTCCGTGGCAGTTCGTTGCCGCATTTCTCGCGATTTCGGCCGCGTGGATCCTCGGAGGTCTTCCGGCAGGGTGTGCGGCTGTCGTCCTCGCCGGGACCCTGATCCTCCGTGGCCGACGCGCGAATGCAGCCGAAACCCGGGATCTCTCACAGAAGATGCTGCTCTCCGGTCTGGAGGTGCTGATCGCCGAGCTGAGCGTCGGCGCGCATCCTGCAGCGGCCAGTTCTGTTGCAGGCGAGGAATGTACCGGAGAAGTGAGTGCGGTATTCCGTTCCGCTGGGGCCAGGGCGCGTCTCGGTGGTTCTGCCGCAGCGGCCTTCGCGGTACCGGATTCGTGCATCGAGCGTGAGTTCTCCCGCATCGGATCCGTCTGGCGGGTCGCCGACCAACACGGGCTGGCACTGGCGGAACTGCTCGGCGCCGTCCGGACGGACATGTTGGGACGTAGACGCTTTCGTCAGCGTACCGAGGCCGGGTTGGCGGGCGCTCGGGCGACCGCTGCGGTGTTGGCCTTTCTCCCGCTGTTGGGGATCGGTCTCGGGCAATTGACGGGTGCTTCGCCGCTGCGCGTGCTGTTCGGAGGTGGGCTCGGCGGCGTGCTCCTGGTGATCGGAACCGCTTGTGTCTCAGCTGGTCTGCTCTGGACCGACCGGATAACTGCGAAGGTCACGTCGTGA
- a CDS encoding TadA family conjugal transfer-associated ATPase: protein MSALVTAELLDRVRERLTASSVGEPTAATVADAVRAESSGVLADTDLLEVVRVLQTELTGAGPLEPLLHEPGVADVLVTAPDQVWVDRGVGLERSGVRFTDEAAVRRLAQRLALSAGRRLDDAQPWVDGRLRGVGDGHFGVRLHAVLAPVAQGGTCVSLRVLRPATQGLDALSAHGAVEPDARELLNRIISCRLAFLVIGGTGAGKTTLLSAMLGAVDPRERIVCVEDAAELAPPHPHVVRLVARAPNVEGVGEVTVRDLVRQALRMRPDRIVVGEVRGAEVTDLLTAMNTGHDGGAGTVHANSPEEVPARLEALAALGGMDRHALHSQLAAAVQVILHVHRLADGSRRLEQIGVIDRGADGYVQIMQAWPDGGSGRERLERMFRLRNREVGT from the coding sequence ATGAGTGCGTTGGTCACGGCCGAACTGCTCGACCGAGTTCGCGAGCGATTGACGGCGTCGTCGGTCGGCGAGCCGACGGCGGCCACCGTTGCCGATGCCGTGCGAGCCGAGTCCTCGGGCGTTCTGGCGGACACGGATCTGTTGGAGGTCGTCAGGGTGCTCCAGACGGAACTGACAGGCGCGGGGCCGCTCGAACCTCTGCTGCACGAACCCGGGGTCGCCGACGTACTGGTGACCGCGCCGGATCAGGTCTGGGTGGACCGCGGGGTCGGCCTCGAAAGGTCAGGGGTGCGGTTCACCGACGAGGCAGCTGTGCGTCGATTGGCGCAGCGGTTGGCACTGTCGGCAGGTCGACGCCTCGACGACGCCCAACCGTGGGTCGACGGCCGCCTGCGGGGCGTCGGCGACGGGCACTTCGGGGTACGACTTCATGCCGTACTCGCACCCGTGGCCCAGGGTGGAACCTGCGTGTCACTGCGAGTGTTGCGGCCCGCGACCCAGGGTCTCGACGCGCTGTCCGCCCACGGCGCCGTGGAACCGGACGCGCGGGAGCTCCTCAATCGCATCATTTCTTGTCGCTTGGCTTTTCTGGTGATCGGCGGGACCGGTGCGGGAAAGACCACGTTGTTGTCCGCCATGCTCGGCGCGGTCGACCCGCGCGAGCGAATCGTCTGTGTCGAGGACGCGGCCGAACTGGCGCCGCCGCATCCACACGTCGTCCGCCTCGTCGCCAGAGCTCCCAACGTCGAGGGCGTCGGAGAGGTGACGGTGCGCGATCTGGTTCGGCAGGCACTACGAATGCGTCCCGATCGCATCGTCGTCGGTGAGGTCCGCGGCGCAGAGGTGACTGATCTGCTCACGGCGATGAACACCGGCCACGACGGCGGCGCCGGCACCGTTCACGCCAATTCGCCCGAAGAGGTGCCGGCCAGACTCGAGGCGTTGGCGGCGCTCGGCGGTATGGATCGCCACGCGTTGCACAGTCAACTTGCCGCGGCGGTTCAAGTGATCCTGCACGTGCACAGATTGGCTGACGGATCGAGGCGTCTCGAACAGATCGGTGTCATCGACCGCGGTGCGGACGGGTACGTACAAATCATGCAGGCGTGGCCGGACGGCGGTTCGGGTCGTGAGCGGCTCGAGCGGATGTTCCGGCTTCGCAATCGGGAGGTCGGGACGTGA
- a CDS encoding ABC transporter permease, with the protein MLWYIGRRVLQMIPVFLGATLLIYAMVFLLPGDPIAALAGDKALSPAVAAQLRERYHLDLPFYQQYLLYLKGIFTLDFGTSFSGRPVSEVLAQAFPITMKLAFMALIVETVFGVGFGLIAGLRKGGFFDSTVLLFSLVLIAIPIFVIGFLAQFFIGVKWGIVPPTVGGNTSFTNLLLPALVLGSVSFAYVLRLTRTSVAENLTADYVRTATAKGLSRGRVVRVHVLRNSLIPVVTFLGADLATLMGGAIVTEGIFNINGVGGTIYQAVTRGEAPTVVSFVTILIVIYLIANLLVDLLYAALDPRIRYV; encoded by the coding sequence ATGCTCTGGTACATCGGTCGCCGAGTGCTTCAAATGATCCCGGTTTTTCTCGGGGCCACTCTTCTGATCTACGCCATGGTCTTCCTGCTTCCCGGTGATCCGATTGCCGCGTTGGCTGGCGACAAGGCGCTCAGTCCGGCTGTGGCAGCACAGCTTCGGGAGCGCTACCACCTCGATCTCCCCTTCTATCAGCAGTACCTGCTGTACCTGAAGGGCATCTTCACGCTGGACTTCGGCACGTCGTTCTCCGGACGACCTGTCAGTGAAGTTCTGGCACAGGCATTTCCGATCACGATGAAACTTGCCTTCATGGCACTGATCGTCGAGACCGTCTTCGGTGTCGGCTTCGGCCTCATCGCCGGCCTGCGTAAGGGCGGATTCTTCGACAGCACCGTCCTGCTGTTCAGCCTCGTTCTCATCGCCATCCCGATCTTCGTGATCGGCTTCCTGGCTCAGTTCTTCATCGGCGTCAAATGGGGCATCGTCCCGCCGACGGTCGGTGGCAACACCAGCTTCACCAATCTCCTGCTCCCTGCCCTGGTTCTGGGTTCGGTCTCGTTTGCGTACGTACTGCGACTGACCCGAACGTCCGTGGCGGAGAATCTGACTGCCGATTACGTCCGCACCGCTACCGCCAAGGGACTTTCCCGTGGACGAGTGGTTCGCGTGCACGTGTTGCGCAACTCGCTGATCCCCGTGGTCACGTTCCTGGGTGCCGACCTCGCAACGTTGATGGGCGGCGCCATCGTCACCGAGGGCATCTTCAACATCAACGGCGTCGGCGGCACGATCTACCAGGCCGTGACCAGAGGTGAAGCGCCGACGGTGGTTTCGTTCGTCACCATCCTGATCGTGATCTACCTGATCGCGAATCTGCTCGTCGACCTCTTGTACGCCGCGCTCGATCCGAGGATCCGCTATGTCTGA
- a CDS encoding ABC transporter permease, whose amino-acid sequence MSETVKTGRAVRQSHFVAPPEVAAPGETDAVKLDQAPTSMWTDAWRDLRKRPLFIISTIIILAVIVIAAFPSLFTSTDPRFCDLTYSMQGPTSGHWFGFDRQGCDVYSRTIYGARASVLVGVGVTASVLVIGVIFGALSGFYGGWTDSILSRVADIFFGIPLILAAIVLMQLFTDRTIWTVVGVLALFGWPQMARIARGAVISAKNNDYVMASEALGVSKLKTLIRHVIPNSLAPIIVVATISLGTYIVAEATLSFLGIGLPSTEVSWGGDISNAQVTLRQGSTILFYPATALAITVLGFIMMGDALRDALDPKSRKR is encoded by the coding sequence ATGTCTGAGACCGTGAAGACCGGACGCGCAGTCCGGCAAAGTCATTTCGTGGCACCGCCCGAAGTTGCGGCACCGGGGGAGACGGACGCCGTCAAACTCGATCAGGCGCCGACCAGCATGTGGACCGATGCGTGGCGCGACCTACGCAAGCGCCCCCTGTTCATCATCTCGACGATCATCATCCTCGCGGTCATCGTCATCGCAGCGTTTCCGAGCTTGTTCACGAGCACCGATCCGCGGTTCTGCGACCTGACCTACAGCATGCAGGGGCCGACCTCAGGGCACTGGTTCGGTTTCGACCGCCAGGGCTGTGACGTGTACTCGCGCACCATCTACGGTGCTCGCGCATCCGTACTCGTGGGCGTCGGCGTCACGGCGTCGGTGCTGGTGATCGGCGTGATCTTCGGTGCGCTGTCCGGTTTCTACGGCGGATGGACCGATTCGATCCTCTCCCGTGTCGCCGACATCTTCTTCGGCATCCCGCTGATCCTGGCTGCCATCGTCCTGATGCAGCTGTTCACCGATCGCACCATCTGGACCGTCGTCGGCGTGCTGGCGCTCTTCGGCTGGCCGCAGATGGCAAGAATCGCTCGAGGCGCGGTGATCTCGGCGAAGAACAACGATTACGTCATGGCCTCGGAAGCGTTGGGTGTCTCGAAGCTCAAGACACTGATCCGCCACGTCATCCCGAACTCGTTGGCGCCCATCATCGTGGTCGCCACCATCTCGCTCGGTACGTACATCGTTGCCGAGGCGACGCTGTCCTTCCTCGGTATCGGTCTTCCGTCCACCGAGGTTTCGTGGGGCGGCGACATCAGCAACGCTCAGGTGACGCTGCGTCAGGGTTCGACCATTCTGTTCTACCCGGCAACGGCTTTGGCGATCACCGTTCTCGGATTCATCATGATGGGTGACGCTCTGCGCGACGCCCTCGATCCCAAGTCGCGGAAGCGGTGA
- the ssd gene encoding septum site-determining protein Ssd, protein MNTTISSQETGAPILVLVDDAKILASVRRVAAAVDRRLDEAEHPVSRQQWNRASAVVLDASAARDALARSPKRTRVFLVCDGTPTVDDWKSATAIGADSVLSLPEEENALVAVLADHVDVSGDGTVVSVVGGCGGGGASATAAAVALTSAARHVPTLLVDVDALGSGADVLLGIETAPGLRWGALTVEGGRLSPEALRDALPAKGKFLRVLASSRREIDGPTVTAVRAVLDAGRSSGGLVVCDVPRHPSEVGQAVLEMSDSVLVVVPATVAACVAAEKVGAWVVRHNSNVGLVVRGPAPGGLRGTDVADMLGLPLTAVMRGHRSLAPMLERGGLELTRGCPLSVAATAALDAVESGARPRRAAA, encoded by the coding sequence ATGAACACGACGATCAGCTCTCAGGAAACCGGGGCTCCCATTCTGGTTCTCGTCGACGACGCGAAAATCCTCGCGAGCGTGCGACGCGTCGCTGCCGCGGTGGACCGCCGGCTGGACGAGGCCGAACATCCCGTGTCCCGGCAACAGTGGAACCGGGCCTCGGCGGTGGTACTGGACGCGTCGGCGGCGCGAGATGCTCTGGCTCGTTCCCCCAAGCGAACGCGAGTGTTCCTCGTATGCGACGGCACACCGACCGTCGACGATTGGAAGAGCGCCACCGCGATCGGAGCCGACAGCGTTCTGTCCTTGCCCGAGGAAGAGAACGCGCTGGTCGCAGTTCTGGCCGACCACGTCGACGTCAGTGGTGACGGCACCGTCGTGAGCGTGGTGGGTGGTTGTGGCGGCGGCGGAGCCTCGGCAACTGCTGCGGCAGTCGCGTTGACGTCGGCGGCACGTCACGTCCCGACGCTGTTGGTGGACGTCGACGCACTCGGTTCCGGCGCCGACGTGCTGTTGGGTATCGAGACTGCTCCCGGATTACGTTGGGGTGCACTGACCGTCGAGGGCGGGCGGTTGTCCCCGGAGGCGCTGCGCGATGCACTGCCGGCGAAGGGAAAGTTTCTGAGGGTTCTGGCGAGCAGTCGCCGGGAGATCGACGGTCCGACAGTGACCGCCGTTCGCGCCGTGCTTGACGCAGGTCGCAGTTCCGGCGGGCTCGTGGTCTGCGACGTGCCACGTCATCCCAGCGAGGTAGGTCAGGCCGTGTTGGAGATGTCGGATTCGGTGCTCGTGGTGGTTCCGGCCACCGTGGCCGCATGCGTCGCGGCCGAGAAGGTCGGAGCCTGGGTGGTGCGACACAACTCCAACGTCGGGCTCGTCGTGCGTGGGCCGGCACCGGGAGGCCTACGCGGCACCGATGTGGCAGACATGCTCGGCCTGCCCCTGACGGCCGTGATGCGCGGCCACCGATCGCTGGCGCCGATGCTCGAGCGTGGTGGCCTCGAATTGACCCGCGGTTGTCCGTTGAGTGTGGCGGCAACAGCGGCACTCGACGCCGTCGAATCCGGCGCACGCCCGCGCAGGGCTGCGGCATGA
- a CDS encoding dipeptide ABC transporter ATP-binding protein: MTTKETLTSEETPLLEIRDLEVSFQSNSGPVPAVRGVSLTVYPGQTVAIVGESGSGKSTTAHSIINLLPGTGKVTAGEIIFDGKDISKVSEKDFVHIRGSQIGLVPQDPMSNLNPVWKVGFQIEEALAANGIAKGKAAKVRAAELLEEAGLAEAESRLGQYPHEFSGGMRQRALIAIGLSARPKLLIADEPTSALDVTVQRQILDHLDGLTTELGTAVLLITHDLGLAAERAEHLIVMSKGRIVESGPALEILKRPQHPYTQKLVAAAPSLASKRLSSSVARAEIREQAEEVAEAVKAEESAAESFGKVTDDVLVVDHLTKVFKLRKGFRKTTDFTAVNDVSFKVRRGTTTAIVGESGSGKSTVAQMVLGLLEPTAGNVVFDGQDVAKLGAKETFAFRRRVQPIFQNPYGTLDPMYSIYRTIEEPLRTHKVGTKAEREARVRELLDKVGLPQSVMRRFPNELSGGQRQRVAIARALALQPEVVICDEAVSALDVLVQDQILTLLNDLQAEFGLTYLFITHDLAVVRQIADNVLVMSRGSIGESAPIDDVFGNPQQDYTRKLLDAIPGGSIKLGS, translated from the coding sequence ATGACCACCAAGGAAACTCTCACCTCGGAGGAAACTCCGTTGCTCGAGATTCGTGATCTCGAGGTGTCTTTCCAGTCCAATTCCGGTCCGGTTCCGGCAGTTCGAGGCGTCAGCCTGACCGTCTACCCGGGTCAGACGGTCGCGATCGTCGGCGAATCGGGTTCGGGTAAGTCCACCACCGCCCACTCGATCATCAATCTGCTTCCCGGCACCGGCAAGGTGACGGCAGGCGAGATCATCTTCGACGGCAAGGACATCTCGAAGGTCTCGGAGAAGGACTTCGTCCACATCCGGGGAAGCCAGATCGGTTTGGTTCCGCAGGACCCGATGTCGAATCTGAATCCCGTGTGGAAAGTGGGCTTCCAGATCGAGGAAGCACTGGCCGCCAACGGAATTGCCAAGGGCAAGGCAGCCAAGGTTCGGGCCGCCGAACTGCTCGAGGAGGCCGGCCTCGCCGAAGCCGAGAGCCGGTTGGGCCAGTACCCGCACGAGTTCTCGGGCGGTATGCGTCAGCGCGCACTCATCGCGATCGGGTTGTCCGCTCGTCCGAAGCTCCTGATCGCGGACGAGCCGACGTCGGCGCTCGACGTCACCGTCCAGCGTCAGATCCTCGACCACCTCGACGGTCTGACTACGGAACTCGGCACCGCCGTTCTGCTCATCACTCACGATCTTGGCCTGGCCGCCGAGCGCGCCGAGCATCTGATCGTGATGAGCAAGGGTCGTATCGTCGAATCCGGTCCGGCACTGGAGATTCTGAAGCGCCCGCAGCATCCGTACACGCAGAAGCTGGTCGCGGCTGCGCCGTCGTTGGCGTCGAAGCGGCTCAGCTCGTCGGTGGCGCGCGCCGAGATTCGCGAACAGGCGGAAGAGGTCGCCGAAGCGGTCAAGGCCGAGGAAAGTGCGGCAGAGTCCTTCGGCAAGGTGACCGACGACGTTCTTGTCGTCGATCATCTGACCAAGGTGTTCAAGCTGCGCAAGGGTTTCCGCAAGACCACCGACTTCACAGCCGTGAACGACGTGTCCTTCAAGGTCCGCCGCGGAACCACGACTGCAATCGTCGGCGAATCGGGTTCCGGTAAGTCGACGGTCGCACAGATGGTCCTCGGTCTGCTCGAGCCCACTGCAGGCAACGTGGTCTTCGACGGTCAGGACGTGGCGAAACTCGGTGCGAAGGAAACATTTGCGTTCCGTCGACGAGTGCAGCCGATCTTCCAGAACCCCTACGGCACACTCGACCCGATGTACTCGATCTACCGCACGATCGAGGAGCCGCTGCGTACCCACAAGGTCGGGACCAAAGCCGAGCGTGAGGCTCGCGTCCGCGAACTTCTCGACAAGGTGGGTCTACCGCAGTCGGTCATGCGTCGGTTCCCGAACGAACTCTCCGGTGGACAGCGTCAGCGCGTCGCGATCGCGCGAGCACTGGCCTTGCAACCGGAGGTCGTGATCTGCGACGAGGCGGTCTCCGCTCTCGACGTGCTCGTGCAGGATCAGATCTTGACCCTGCTGAACGACCTGCAGGCAGAGTTCGGGTTGACGTATCTCTTCATCACGCACGACCTGGCCGTGGTTCGTCAGATCGCGGACAACGTGTTGGTGATGTCGCGTGGCTCGATCGGCGAATCGGCACCGATCGACGACGTGTTCGGCAATCCGCAGCAGGACTACACCCGCAAGTTGCTCGACGCGATTCCCGGTGGGTCCATCAAGCTGGGAAGCTGA